tggacAATTAAAATTAGACACGAAAATTCATGGCtatgcttattttgggacggagggagtacctgctTACGTACAAAAACTATCACTCCGGGAGGCCTCCATGTTATGTGTACATTGTTtgtctctagctagctagctcactaCTAGTAATTAAAAACATACTGGAGTAGTATGGCTTTGTTTAGTTCtacattaaaattaaaagtttaaaaagaaaattagtAACTAACCCAGGCCTATATATAGCGGAATGTAGTTGAGTGTTGACTAAAATATCTTTACCTCTACTATAGAGGTGTTTAGTTGgtgtaccaatttttttttaagtagacagatacacatttgaagtattaaatatagactaataacaaaataaattacagattccgcctataaaccgcgagacgaatttattaaacctaattaatccgtcattagcaaatgtttactatagcatcacattgtcaaatcatggcgtaattaggctcaaaagattcgtctcgtaatttacatgcaaaatgtgcaattggttttttttatccacatttaatgctccatgcatgtgtacaAATAGTTGATTTGacggaatttttggaagttttgAAGGGAACACAgcctatattataaaaattgaaaatatttttaccgGTACTTTGGCACGTCATTCGTGTAGAGTCAGTTTCCAAGTTCgttcgtttttggaaatacatatctggttttttttttaagtttgttcgctttttAGTAATACAGGAAGAATCGTATAAAagaatctctttaaaaaaaactcgcatactAAATTGTGATGAGCGGACTCGTCGGACTTTTAactgtagctcatgattttctagaaatatATAGATTCAAGTGAATTCAcatagtgaatttcatcttaactaaaccataacATGTTACAACGTACGAGTATTTTTTTCTAAGACTCTAATAAGGATGTAGTGTACGCATATACGTAGGTATGTATTGTGATGCTGTACCTGATGTCCctgaggtggtggaggaggcggaggtcgtaGATGTCGGCGAGGCCCCCGAAGAGCACGACGCCGGCGATGCGGTGGTCCTCGATGTGGCGCAGAGCCACGTTCCTCTGCTGCTCCCTCCTCATCGATATCTGCATGCTAAAATCATCATCTCCTTGTTTCATGAGGAGGTGGCGGTGCACCACCCCCGTGcgccgcagcagccgcgccGTGGGCGGCGCCGCGTGCTTCTCCGCGGgggcctcctccaccaccagccagagaagcggcggcgacaccaGCCGCAGCGCGTGCGCCGTGCGCGTCAGCccggcggcgcgccgctcgGAGTCGTCGGACTGCTCGGTGGTGGTGACCACTACCACCagctgcggctgctgcggccTATTGCTACTGCGACTGAAGATGACATTGCTGGCACGGAGCgtgcggaggaagacggcggcgccggcggcagcgggccAGTCGGAgggggcggcgaggccggcAAGGAGGCCGACCAGGAAGCAGAGGGACGAATGCAGCATCGCCCTCCGCAGCACCACCGGGCTACGAGGGCTCCTACTACGACTATTTCCCGTCTTCTTCTTGCAGCCACCTGCCGACGCCATGCTGCCCGCCTGCCCGGAtcgatctgatctgatctgctGCTCTCCTATCCTACCTCAGAtcaactcctctcctctcctctctgctACTAGCTGCGATCTGCTAGCTAGTACAGTTGTAGTAGTGAGCTGCAGCTAGCACGCACCATCCTACATCCTACAATTAAGTAGCTGTGGAAGCAGCAGGGAGCTAGACTGAGAGTGAGGGTGCGGGTTTTCCTTTAATaaacaaattaacaaaaaaaaaagaccaaacaACATCAACAGCAATGAAGGGAAGAGGGTGGTGAGTAGTACTGTTTAGTAGGAGTAGCTATTAATCGTTCGATTCCTTTTGCTTTGTCGTGCTTGATCGAACCCCCATTGCCATTGGATGGAAGCCTAGTTTGTATggcgccgttgatttttttgacaaacgtttgaccatttattttattcaaatttttgtgcaaatatgagaatatttatgtcatgcttaaagaatatttgataataaa
The window above is part of the Oryza sativa Japonica Group chromosome 7, ASM3414082v1 genome. Proteins encoded here:
- the LOC4344394 gene encoding probable beta-1,4-xylosyltransferase IRX9, with amino-acid sequence MASAGGCKKKTGNSRSRSPRSPVVLRRAMLHSSLCFLVGLLAGLAAPSDWPAAAGAAVFLRTLRASNVIFSRSSNRPQQPQLVVVVTTTEQSDDSERRAAGLTRTAHALRLVSPPLLWLVVEEAPAEKHAAPPTARLLRRTGVVHRHLLMKQGDDDFSMQISMRREQQRNVALRHIEDHRIAGVVLFGGLADIYDLRLLHHLRDIRTFGAWPVATVSAYERKVMVQGPLCINTSSSSVITRGWFDMDMDMAAGGERRAAADRPPPETLMEVGGFAFSSWMLWDPHRWDRFPLSDPDASQESVKFVQRVAVEEYNQSTTRGMPDSDCSQIMLWRIQTTL